Proteins encoded within one genomic window of Pongo pygmaeus isolate AG05252 chromosome 18, NHGRI_mPonPyg2-v2.0_pri, whole genome shotgun sequence:
- the CNEP1R1 gene encoding nuclear envelope phosphatase-regulatory subunit 1 isoform X1, whose translation MNSLEQAEAPRVVSLIPAVVSGNCQDLKAFERRLTEYIHCLQPATGRWRMLLIVVSVCTATGAWNWLIDPETQKVSFFTSLWNHPFFTISCITLIGLFFAGIHKRVVAPSIIAARCRTVLAEYNMSCDDTGKLILKPRPHVQ comes from the exons ATGAACTCGCTGGAGCAGGCGGAAG CCCCGCGAGTTGTATCCCTGATTCCTGCGGTGGTTTCCGGTAACTGCCAAG ATCTCAAGGCTTTTGAGAGGAGACTTACTGAATATATTCATTGTTTGCAACCTGCTACTGGACGCTGGAGAA TGCTTCTTATAGTGGTATCTGTCTGTACAGCTACTGGTGCCTGGAACTGGTTAATAGACCCTGAGACACAAAAG GTGTCCTTCTTCACATCATTATGGAATCACCCATTTTTCACCATTAGCTGTATCACTCTAATAGGCTTGTTCTTTGCTGGAATACACAAGAGAGTAGTTGCACCATCAAT TATAGCTGCTCGATGTCGAACGGTATTAGCAGAATACAATATGTCTTGTGATGAT ACAGGAAAACTAATTTTGAAACCTAGGCCTCATGTTCAATGA
- the CNEP1R1 gene encoding nuclear envelope phosphatase-regulatory subunit 1 isoform X2, whose protein sequence is MNSLEQAEDLKAFERRLTEYIHCLQPATGRWRMLLIVVSVCTATGAWNWLIDPETQKVSFFTSLWNHPFFTISCITLIGLFFAGIHKRVVAPSIIAARCRTVLAEYNMSCDDTGKLILKPRPHVQ, encoded by the exons ATGAACTCGCTGGAGCAGGCGGAAG ATCTCAAGGCTTTTGAGAGGAGACTTACTGAATATATTCATTGTTTGCAACCTGCTACTGGACGCTGGAGAA TGCTTCTTATAGTGGTATCTGTCTGTACAGCTACTGGTGCCTGGAACTGGTTAATAGACCCTGAGACACAAAAG GTGTCCTTCTTCACATCATTATGGAATCACCCATTTTTCACCATTAGCTGTATCACTCTAATAGGCTTGTTCTTTGCTGGAATACACAAGAGAGTAGTTGCACCATCAAT TATAGCTGCTCGATGTCGAACGGTATTAGCAGAATACAATATGTCTTGTGATGAT ACAGGAAAACTAATTTTGAAACCTAGGCCTCATGTTCAATGA